GAACCCGGCCACCGGCTCACATTAGGCGCTGATCCAGTTCCCGTGGAACCCAATCCAGGCAGTTTGGCAACGTTGATAGCGATAGATCACGCTGGCAGCGGCTGGTCAACAGCGTTGGTTACGTTTGCGGCAAACGGTGGTTTGTGATGGTCCTGCGGACGCGCTGCGGACTGGACTACCGACCTAGCGTCAGGCTGGTGGATGAACTCCTTGGCGAACATCTACATAGATTCGGATCAGCTCCGGCAACCTGAACCGACCCGTCTTGTTGTCCGCGACCGTTACCACCAGTTGCCCATGTGGAGCGTGCGTGACCGGATCAAGGCTCGCGGCCTGAACCACGCTGCGGTAACTGCCGTCCAACTCGCCGTCCCGGTTCTGCACGATGTAATCCACCTGGTCGCCGTCAAGGCTCTGCCACCAATGGTCAAGCTGCGCTCGAACGGCGAGGAGAGTTTGCACCGCGGTGGCAGACAACTCAACCGAACCGCCGCCATCGTTCGACAACCACTGGGTCATGAATGCCTCCTGCTGCAGGAACAACCGCTTCGCGAGATCGCCGGTCAATCGCTGGCGCGGGTCGCGCAGCAGGCTGATTCGGTCGGCAGGAGGAAGGCTGTAGAACCATGTGAGGTCGGTCGTCATGGGCCAGAACGGTACGCCTGACAACGACGCACCCGGGCTTGCGGACTGCAATAGCGAATTCGTGAGTCTTTGTCGCACCGGTTCTCTACACTCGTCGTGTTTTGACGCCGCAGACAATTTTGGGGGGATGACCAGCATGCCGTTTGAGTTTCCGACACCACCGCCCTGGATCGCGGATCTCCCGAAGGACGACCGGGGGTTTCACGTTCCCGCAGAGGCGGGATGGGAATCCGGGAAGCCAATCTTCAGCAAGTTCTCCGTCGAGCGAACCATCACCCTCGTGGCACGCCGATCCTGCGCCGTGTGTGGCTACGAAATGCCAGTCGGCAGCCTCGTCTATCGCGGATTCGCCCTCTCCGATGCCATCCACATGCGTCTGTACGAACGCGAGGCATCTCACGACAACGCAGGACCACTGCACAAGTCGTGCATGCTCTACTCGGCCATCGTGTGCCCCTACCTACGGACCAACGGGCGCCTCGGAAAAGACAGTGTCATCAATCCCGGCGCAGAACGCGGGAAGCGAGCCGCCGTGATGGGATTCCGGGACCTCGGACTGCTGATCCCCGCGGGATCGGGTCAAGTTCTGTCATCACCCGGCCAACAACGACTCCCGCTGGTCGCCTACCTGGAACTAGCCGATGACATCCCTTACCGCGAAGGCGCCGAACTGATGGATCGCTACCTGGCAGCAGTCGAAGCCGACGCCGAGATTATCGACATGTCGAAGCCTCGGCTCTTCTGGACGGACTCGAAGCAGGAAATGGGTGCCCTCAAAACCATCCTGCGCGAAGAGTCTCGCCGAATCATGAATGGAAAGCCCGGGCGCCCCGTCATGATGCAAGGCGTCGGCGGTTTCGTCACCTACGCCGTCTAACGCGACAAACCATTACTGCGCCGCCGATGCGCCCGGTAGGACTTCATGCGGTAGGCATCTGAGCACCAACGGCGTCGCCTGCCCGAGATCGTTTCAGGCACTCTCTCGCCGCACCAACCGCACGGCACCAAAGCTGGCCTTCTAATGCCCCACAAGGGATTACTCCTCCAAACCGCGCGTGCGGTTCGAAACCTGGGAACCCGTACACAGATACGTTCCTACGGGTGGCCGGAAGCGATGCCAGACCCGGGCATGGGGCTCTGCCGGCGAACTCCTAGCCGAGGCTCTCAATCCTCCTGCGGACGCACTGCGGACGGCGGCCCCAAAAACCGCCTCTGACTAGGCCCCTATCCAGTTCCCGTGGAACCCGTACGGCACGCGTTGCGGCAGCTTGATGGTCGCGACGGGCTTCCCGCCGAAGTCCGACGCATCCAGGATCACGAGGTCGCTGCCGTCCCGCTCGGGGTTGTAGACGTAGCCGAGGTACCACCCGTTGCTCTCGTCGGCCGGGCCCTCGCCGGGCACGAACACCGCCTCCCCCGGTCCGCCCGACCCGAGCTCGTGGCGGACACCGGAACCCGTACTCAGGTCGTGGCGGATCCAGGCGTTGTCCGCGACGGACACCGAGTACCGGGCCGGCAAGCCGGCGAGCCGATCGTCGATGCGGGGGAACTCCACCCCGAGATCGTCGAGCTGACGTTCGCGGACGGTTCCGGCGGCCAGGTCGATCCGCCACTCCCACAACACGCCTTCGACATCGAAACCACCGTTGTCGCGCCACAGCTCGGGGTAGCGAACTGCCTGCAGCACAATCGAATTGCCGTCATCGTGGGCGTTCGCCACGTGGAACACGTAGCACGGGTCGATGTCGAACCAGCGGACCGGGGCGGACGGATCGTCACGGCGCATGACCCCGAACCGGGCGCCGTAGTCGTCGCTCCACCGGTAGGGCATGTCGCCTTCGCCCTTGAGTGCGATGTCGAGGTCGAACACCACGGGCAAGTCCATGAAGATCACATGGTCCGCGGTCATCGCGAAGTCGTGCATCATGGTGTGCGCCTTGACATCCACCGGCTGGTTGATGCTCAGCTCACCGGCAGCGTCGGCGCGGTGGTAGGTGACGTAGGGCTCGAAGATGCTGCCGTAGCCGAAGAAGTGCAGCTCGCCGGTCGTCGGGCAGATCTTCGGATGCGCGGTCATCGAGTCGATCAGCTTGCCGCCGAAGTCGTAGGCGCCAACGGTTTCCAGGTCGTTGGTGATCTCGTAGGGCAGTGAGGACTCCACCAGCGCCAGGGTCCGGCCCGCGTGGTTGACCACGTGGGTGTTGGCCACCGCGGACCGCAGGTTGCGCGTGCCGTCCTTGTTGTACAGCGGAAAGTCCTTGATGAAGCTGTCGGTTCGCACCCAGCGGTTGCGGTACCACTTCACGGCGCCGCTCTCGATGCGGATGCCGTGGATCATCCCGTCGCCGGTGAACCAGTGCTCGGTCGCCTGGCGTGGGTTCGGGCCGTTGCGCAGGTACCAACCGTCGAGTTCGGCGGGGATGGCGCCGTCGACGGGCAGGTCGTATTCGGTGAGTTCGTCGGCAACGGGGGCGTAGTTGCCGCGCCGGAAGAAGTCGGTTTCGCCGATGGGCAGGGCTGAAGTCATGCACCCAACGGTGACATTCCACAACTGACATGTCAATAGTGGACGGTAGACTCCGGGCATGAGTTTGCGAATGGCGGCACTCGGCCTGCTGGCCCAGCACCCCGGTAGCGGTTACGACCTGCTCAAACGGTTCGAGAAATCGATGGCCAATGTCTGGCCCGCAACCCAGAGCCAGCTGTACGGCGAGCTCAACAAGCTCGCCCACACCGGCCTGATCGAGGTGTCGGCAATCGGCCCGCGCGGTCGCAAGGAGTACCGCATCACTCCCGCCGGCCGCACCGAACTGAATCGCTGGATCACCAATCCCGCCGACGATCCGCCCGAGCGCAGCGCCGGGCTGTTGCGGGTGTTCCTACTCGGCGAATTACCCCGCGACCAGGCCCTCGACCACCTGGCGGCACTCGCTTCCCACGCCGACGCCGAGGTCGAACGACTCAGAGGACTGGAGGCATCCATCCCCTGGTCCGACTCGGACGAGGACCTCTACGGGCACGCGGCCCTCGAATACGGCCTGCGCTTTAACGCCATGCAGGCGCAGTGGGCACGTTGGCTCACGGAGACTATCGACAACCGATAGATTCCGATATATCGTTGACGCATCGGAAGCGCGAACAGCGCTCCTCCACGACAACGAAGGAATCACTCCAATGACTCACCCATTCAATTCACCAGGCGGCTTCGGATTCGTGCCTTTCGGCCGGGAAGAAGCTCGCACCATGTTCCGTCAGGCCCGTCAAGGGCGCCGTGACCTGCGTGAGCAGCTTCGCGCCCAAGTCGAGGCAGCCCGCGAACAGGGCGTCGACCCCACTTGCCAGACCGGATTCGGCTTCGACCCGCGCGGCGGACGAGGCTTCGGCTTCGGCTTCGGGCCGGGAGGGCTCGGCGGCCCCATGGGCGGACCGTTCGGCGGACACCGTGGCCGCGGCGGGCGACGCGGACGACGCGGCGATGTCCGCGCCGCCATCCTGACCCTGCTGGCCGAACGGCCCATGCACGGCTACGAGATGACGCAGGAGATCGCGTCCCGCAGCAACAACCTGTGGAAGCCCAGCCCCGGCTCGGTGTATCCGACGCTGCAACTGCTGGTCGACGAGGGACTGATCGTCCCGACCGAATCCGAGGGCAGCAAGAAGACCTTCGAGCTGACCGAAGAGGGCAGGCAGGCCGCGGCCGAGATCCAGACCCCGCCGTGGGCACAGATCGCCGAAGATGCCGATCCCGCTGCGCTCAACCTGCATTCCGCCGTCAGCCAGTTGATGGTTGCGGTCACCCAGTCGTCCTATGCCGCAGGCGAGGACCAGCAGCAACGCATCCTCGACGTGGTCAACAACGCCCGCCGCGAGATCTACCAGATCCTCGGCGAGGAGTAGCAGCCCGTAGGCTGCCCTCGTGAGCAGCCTCGTCACAACCATCGCGCCGGCCGTCGTCGCAGTCCTGACCGCGGCCGGCGCGGTCATCGGACTCGAATTCCGCGACGTCGACGCTTACGAGCGCCGGCGCGGCATCTGGCAGTGGCTTCTGGTCCTGCTCGCCGCCGCCGCGACGTTGGGCGCCATCGGCTCGGCATCCGGCGTCGGAAGCCTGCTGGAGGCCACCGTGATGGC
Above is a window of Mycolicibacterium boenickei DNA encoding:
- a CDS encoding carotenoid oxygenase family protein; this encodes MTSALPIGETDFFRRGNYAPVADELTEYDLPVDGAIPAELDGWYLRNGPNPRQATEHWFTGDGMIHGIRIESGAVKWYRNRWVRTDSFIKDFPLYNKDGTRNLRSAVANTHVVNHAGRTLALVESSLPYEITNDLETVGAYDFGGKLIDSMTAHPKICPTTGELHFFGYGSIFEPYVTYHRADAAGELSINQPVDVKAHTMMHDFAMTADHVIFMDLPVVFDLDIALKGEGDMPYRWSDDYGARFGVMRRDDPSAPVRWFDIDPCYVFHVANAHDDGNSIVLQAVRYPELWRDNGGFDVEGVLWEWRIDLAAGTVRERQLDDLGVEFPRIDDRLAGLPARYSVSVADNAWIRHDLSTGSGVRHELGSGGPGEAVFVPGEGPADESNGWYLGYVYNPERDGSDLVILDASDFGGKPVATIKLPQRVPYGFHGNWIGA
- a CDS encoding PadR family transcriptional regulator, whose translation is MSLRMAALGLLAQHPGSGYDLLKRFEKSMANVWPATQSQLYGELNKLAHTGLIEVSAIGPRGRKEYRITPAGRTELNRWITNPADDPPERSAGLLRVFLLGELPRDQALDHLAALASHADAEVERLRGLEASIPWSDSDEDLYGHAALEYGLRFNAMQAQWARWLTETIDNR
- a CDS encoding PadR family transcriptional regulator; this encodes MTHPFNSPGGFGFVPFGREEARTMFRQARQGRRDLREQLRAQVEAAREQGVDPTCQTGFGFDPRGGRGFGFGFGPGGLGGPMGGPFGGHRGRGGRRGRRGDVRAAILTLLAERPMHGYEMTQEIASRSNNLWKPSPGSVYPTLQLLVDEGLIVPTESEGSKKTFELTEEGRQAAAEIQTPPWAQIAEDADPAALNLHSAVSQLMVAVTQSSYAAGEDQQQRILDVVNNARREIYQILGEE